Within Dictyostelium discoideum AX4 chromosome 4 chromosome, whole genome shotgun sequence, the genomic segment acttaTTGAACCTGTAGTTGTTGCTGTAGTtgaagttgtagttgtagttgttgttgtagttgttgttgctggAGTTATAATGGTTGGTAtttgtatattattattattattattattattattaaaatcaaatgttaatgatgattttaatggtTCAACAGTAGGCCATTTACTCCAATCTtgcattttttaatttataaatttatatgtgTGAAAATGaatgtttaaaataaatgaaaaaacaaggaattgtaattttgagaaaaataaaaaattttagattaaacgaaaaaaaaaaaaaaaaaaaaaaaaaaaaaaaaaaaaaaaaaaaaaatatttaaaccgacgaaaattatttgttacaCATTAATACATTAATTAGATGATATTTtccttttataaattttttttttcctttaatGGATAcctaatttattaaaaatttttttttttttttttccttttaaccttaatttatttatcttaaaaaattatttttttttttttttttttccaaaaacagaaaatttaaaaaattggatGGGTATAcgcttttttgtttttttgaggggtctatttttatatacttaattcctttttaaaattaattaaatttaatccttgttttttaaaaaaaaaaaaaaaaaaaaaaaaaaaaaaaaataaaaccctttttttattttttttattcttttttttttttttttttttttttttttttttttttttttttttttttttttttttcaaaacaaccacaaaaaaaaaaaaaaaaaagggggaGGGGTACTAAAAAATATAGAATGGCAtctcaaaataataacaatttggGAGGAATATTTTCAACAAGTGCAGATAGTTCAAGTAGTGGAAGTTGCTCAGAATATGCAGGATCTCCATCCAACAGTTATTTCATTACACCTAATTCTCCAACACAACACACTAttccaccattattatcatcatacAATCCTCAATCAATTAGACCAAATATTTATAACAGTTtagttgataataataataataatactaatacaaatactaatacaaatacaaatacaaataataatagtaataataataataacaacaacaacaataataataatagtgaagagaaaatatttaattttagttcACTTTTAGAAGCAATAAGAGTAGatgataaagaattaattgttgaattttgtAGATTGAATAAAAACTTAACCAAATTGGATCTAAGAGATGGTGATGGCAGAACTCCAATTCATTATTGTATAGAATATGATTCTTATGGTTCTTTagatataatattatcatcttgGGTAATAACTTTaggtgatttaaatttaaaagataaagatgatTGGACTCCATTACATTGTAATGtatatcaaaataatttttaatcaaaacaaaacaaaaaaaaaaaacaaaaaaaacaaaaaaaaacccacaAACACTAatacataaataaataaattaaataaatagatgCAGCATTATTTGATAGAATTGAATGTGCATTGATATTAGTTCAAAATGGTGCTAATATCAATTGTTTAACCAATGAAAATTGGACACCATTACATATAGCATCATGGAGAGGTCATTCAGATTTTGTTTCAATGTTAATTGAAAAGAGATCAAAATTaacattaaaaacaaaagatGGTTTAACAGCTCATCAATTAgcattaaattcatttcatTTCTCAATTGCAAATGAAATTTCTGAagcattattaattaaaggtGATGGTGAACgtatttcaaataatcaaaataatagtggtggtggtggtggtggtggtggtggtggtagtactTCAAGCAGTACAAGtagtaataatcaaaataataatcaaaacaataatcaaagtaataataataataataatttaatttcaaatatattaGATGAAAGTTTAAATGAAGAGATAataacattatttaaaagatcaTCAAAACCTCAATTAGAATCAAAtatgtaagtttttttttattatttttaaaattattgggaaaaattaaaaacattatttttaataaaaaaaaaaaaaaaaaatagtaattataatttagttAAAGATCATAATGGAGTTACACCATTACATTTAGCAGCAGTTAGAAATGGAATTGAAacaatagttttattaataaagaatcaTAATATGAATGTAAATATTCAAGATAATTCAGGAAAGACACCATTACATTTTGCAGCATATAATGCAAAATTGGAAGCAATGAAAACATTGATTGAAAATGGTGCAAATGTAAATATGTGTTTAGTTGATCATAGTAATCatagtttaattttaaatcaatatttaaataattttagtaatagtggtaatagtGTTGGAGTTTTAGTGAATAATAgtataataaatcatcaacaacaacaacaattacaaaatcaaaataaatttaaaaaagaatatggAATCACAGCATTACATGAAGGTGCATATTCTGGTGATGTCAAAGTATTGGATttgttattaaataatggtgCATTTGTAAATGCAAAATCATATTATGGCACATCATTACATTATGCAACATCGATTGGGTCAGTTGAATGTGTGAAATATTTATTAGCAAATGGAGTGGATGCTAGAATTAGAAATGATCAAGGTATGACTGCATTACATGTCGCAGCATTTCATGGTTATTCAAATTGTTTGGACGAATTAGCATTATCAAATGGTGGGGCAGAGGTGAATTCAAAATGTAGAGATGGTAGTACACCATTGATGAAAGCTACTATGGGTGCAGCAGGCTCAGAGAATAGAGATGTGTCTTGTGTGGTTTCATTATTGGATAAAGGTGCAGATCCAAATATTACCAATGAAATGAATGAAAATGCATTACATGTTGCATCTTATTATGGCCTTTCAGAGATTACTCAAACATTGATTGGGCGTGGTAGTAATTTAGAAGCAAAAGATAAATGGGGTGAAACTGCTCTTCATAAATGTGTATATCAAAATCATTCAAAAGTTTTGGAGATTCTAATTGGTATGGGTGCAAGAATTAATTCAGAAAATTTCGAAGGTGAAAGTGCATTACATGTGGCCGTTCGAAAGAATAGTAGTGAATGTGCTCATATATTGGCATCTTGCAAAggtgtaaatttaaattgtgtAAACAAATATGGTGAAACACCACTTCATTATGCCTGTTCAAATGGTTTAATCGAATTGGCAATGATGTTCCTTGAAAAGGGCGCAATACCTCATATACCTGATAGCCAAGGTGATATACCATTAATGGTTGCACTAAGAAGAGGATTCACTGAAATATCATTAACTCTAATTAGATGGGGTGTTCAAGGTGGTTCAAAAGTTTCaccttttataaaaaatgaattaaaaacttcaatcaataataataataataataataataataataataataataataataataataataataataataataataatagtagtaataataataataataataataataataataataataataataataataataataataataataataataataataataataataatgttgtatcttcttcttcttcaccaACAACTTCAAGTTTACCAATACCTGTACCAAcatcttcttctttatcaaattcatcatcatcctcaccatcattatcaacattAGCATTAGGTtcaccatcattatcttCTTTGAGTGGTACTAGTgtaatcaataataataatttaaataatagtcgTGATcattcaattacaattactCATCATGGTAGTTTTTCAGGTAATGTTGGTGAAAGTCCAATGGTATCACCAATGTTAAGagttaataattataatgaacATGCATTACATGCAGCTGCAATGGCAGGTTATTCAGATTGTGTGTTGGCATTGTTAGGTGTTGGTGCTGATATTAATCAACCAGAGTGTTATGGTAATACCCCATTGCATGGTGCATGCTATACAGAGAATGCCGATTTAGTAGATATGATGATTACAATGGGTGCCGATGTAAATAGAACCAATAAAGATTTAGTTACACCACTTCATGTCGCTGCTTTAATGGGTAATTCACGtgttgttgaaattttaGTTGCTCGTGGAGCAAATTGTACCCTTTGTGATAGAAATGGTGATACACCTTTGCATGGTGCTTCATTATCTGGTGATATTCAATCGattcaatatattttaatggGTAAACCACCTTCATCAGTGCCAATCGATGTTAAAAATGCAAAACAATGGACTCCACTTCATATGTCTGCTTCATCGGGTCATATTAAAAGTACAAAATTCTTAATTCAACATGGCGCAAATCCTCATCTCAAAAATATTTCTGGTGATACTCCTTATGATCAAGCTATCTCTGCTGGTCATGTTGATGTTTCTGCTTTcctaaaaaatattaaaccaaAGAAAtcttttggtttattttaatcaaaaatttgtaaaattaataataaaataataaaaattattataaaaaaaaaaaaaaaaaaaaaatatttatatataaaaataaaataataataaaataaaaattattattaatccaATTCAATCCTatcatatttattaattattaatttttccaATTTCTTTCCAATCATTtcctataaataataaaatgatttgtAAATTGGTAATAGTGTGTGGATATTTTGTTGTGATAACtacattttttaatcaattcaaatttttgagttttaataaaatattttattgaattgattttgaaatatttttaataatgttgttattattccaaaacaaatttttcaatagctgggatattaaaaaatttttcaatagctgggatatttaaaaaaattttaaaaatttaaaatttaaatttaaaaaatgtaaaatttaaaattttttaaaaatttgttcttctttacaataaaataaaaaataaatataattgttctcaaacaaaataattataattaatttttttttttttttttgtttccaCTTCTGTCATCATATTGTCCCTTGAAAAACAGTgtttttagaattattacTTTAATAGAATTTTGTCAGttattacaaataatgatattttaaaaaaatagctATTTAAagttatatataaaattatttttaacttgCATTACatgttgttattttttattcaaaattaaaaaattaaaaaaaaatctaagagattaaattttattttattaatatttttggtttttattttttgtttagattttaacaaaaaatttaaaattaatttagaacCTTGcaacattaatttttttcttgttcATTAGTCtattttagtaaaaaaaaaaaataaaaaaaaaaaacataattaatttaaacttgttttaaattattcaatcaaccaaatttttttttttttttttttttttttttttttttttttttgttgataataattacaaataattaacaaaaaatgggtcaaaaccaaaataaaaaatcaatatttaaaggaattaaaatttcaatacaattaaaatataaatccaaaaatctttttttaataaaaaaaaaaaaaaaaattactatcAGGGAAAATGTCAATTTCCAGTaaggatttaatttttttttataaatttaattttaaatgtttttagatattaatttaattttttaaaggtttattaaataaaatttcatttaaccAAAAAAGTTTTGtcaatcaaaatttatttactCAAAGTTTAAACACAAACAGTGTTCAAAAAacatattcaaataatgttTTAGGAGAAGACTTAGGTTGGAAAGGGCAATATGAGCCAATGTGTGGTCACTCTCTTGTCCCCAATTGTTAAAATTCtcatatattttttgaaaaataaaaagttttttatttttgttgaatAATTGCAATAAAATTGTATTTCTTTGGACACCAATATAaacaagtttttttttttttaataattaataatatataaaaaatatagaaatagagaaaaattgaatttgatgttatgtttttgtttgattcatatagtttttttttttttttttttttttttttttttttttttaaaagcaTGTCGGGGGGAGggtaatatattttaattattttttattgaatgaATGCCGGGGAGAgtcatatattttaattatattactatttgttttttaaaatcatgtCGGGGAGAGTCatatatttaaaacatttataaatatcaaaaaattacAGTCTCCATCAATacaaaattcattttttttttttttttttttttttttttttttttttttttaatattggattAACAAGATTGATATATGTCCATCTGTGTTAATACgagtttttatttaatatttatttataggcTTATCATTTAAGCTGAAGGgttattttaatcatatgaattgatcaaaagatataatatttGGGAGAGATGATTCTGGAATACAATAGTAATTAGCTGTAGGGTATTTCTTCTGCAAAGGCAGTTTTGATGAGGGCGTCCACTATTCCTGCCTTTTCTCTTGGAATTCTTACTCTTCCTGTGAGGACGTGGTAGTCTCTACTGGAGGTGATGAAGGTTCccaatttaaaatcattccTGTCACCTGTCTACGACTGCAAATCGAGGTCATTAAAAAGATCGACATCGGCAGGGTTCGAACCTGCGCCTCCTAGGAGATTTGATTTCAAGTCAAACGCGTTAGACCACTTCGCTACGATGTCTTTGatgaaatttgaaataaatagaaaaatttgatggaaattatttaaacccaattcaaaaaaaaaaaaaaaaaaaagatggaaattatttaaaattaaaaacaaattatcttttttttgcTTATAagcaaaataaatattagaaCAAATCTTAAATCAAGATGAggttgttttaaaaaaaaaatttatttttgttttagttccaattttttgatttcccTTTTTAAATTGGCCAACTCTGACTGTAATGAatataattgattaaaatcattttttttcttttcaaattGGTTTGTTAgctttaaatattcaatagCTTGAATTAAAAACTCTTGGTTAAATAAACCACCATCATTTAATTGAagtgtttgttgttgttgcagttgtttttgttgttgttgtggttgttgattattttttttctttatagtgttacaaaaatttgaaatcatATCACCACCCATTTTatgtaattgaaattttgatttaatcctttttttacattttgaaGCCATTGAAGCAATTTTCTTTGGATtcttaattaattgttttaaaacttGTACAAATTTATTGGTGAATTCCAAAGGGTCAATATCATTACCGCCACCAATATCAGTAATATCAACCAAGAAACCACAATCAGATGTAACCAATTCACTTTGACCACCAACATTACTACCAACAGGTACTAAACCAATTGACATTGATTCATAGAAAATCATAGAAACACCTTCGAATTGACTTGGCAAGAAAACTATATCACATGCAGAGATAATTGATTTCATATCTTGAGTTGGTACATCacctaataatttaattacatCTGATAATCCATTCTGCTTAACATATAATTCAACCTTACTTTTCAAATAACCATCACcaacaaataaaactttaaataattgattttgattttgattttgattttgattttgattttgattttgattttgattttgattttgattttgattttgattttcaaaatcatttaataatgattcttttaattctttaataatttcacaaGCTtctaatggttttttttgattggttAATCTTGCAGCATACAATATAACAATCTCTTTATCTGTTATATCATATGATTTTCTAATTTCATGTCTACTTGATTCactctttttaaattcatccaTATCAACGTTTATATAGGTAACCAATAtcttattttcatcaatgaTTTGATTACTCTTGGCCAACATCCAATTCTTTAAATGATTTGAAGAAACTAAATGTAAATCTATAAACTGACTCATTCCAATTGATTGTCTTGGATGGCCACCATTTCTCCAATATTCTTCTTCCATATGATTATAATCgactattattaaattgtctttgttatatttatttgattttataaatggtaataaataataaccaaattcactatttgaaatgaataaaacATCGATATTtcttgaatcaattaaataatttataaatgaagGATAAGATGAATATGGTAGAAACTTTTCATTGAATAAGAAAATGTCAGGTGTATAAAGTTGAAACCTTGATAACCATTTATTATCAGATTCAATTGTGGTTACAATTGTAATTTCCCAACCTTTTTCAACCAATTGTTTACaaagatttaaattgaatttatcaGCACCACCAGTATTTAACCatggtaatattaataaaattcttggtgttgatgatttctttattaatggattcttaatttcattacaactaccaccactaccaccactactaccaccaataaaattaaaattaattttaaaactatcttcattttcatttctaATTGGATTTGGGAAACTTTTATATTGATtatcattaccaccaccaccaccaccaatgttatataattttgaatattttaattttaaatcatttaaaaacttttctCTCTTTGAAGTTAATGTATTTTTCCAATTCTTTTCCATAGTTTTCTTATCTTTTCTTCTATACCATTCTAATATTTCTGGTATGGTTTCACCCCAATATCCAGCTGATGCacattttaaatgaaaatccCAATCTTCCATTCCATCTCTAATATTTGAATCATATTgaaattctaataattcttttggaTAATGAAAGTattcaccatcaccatcactaCCACCATAACTATAATCATCAACTTGAAAAgattgatttatttgtaatttattaccaAACATTGAACGTTTATACATTATTGAAATTGTAACTTGATTTTCTATTAAGAATTTATCAGCTTGTTCAAAACCTTTTAACCAAATATATTGAGTATGACCAAAGCCAACTAAATAACCTTTAGTGAATTGAATATGAGAGGATGTATTTAATTTCCAAACCATTTTCTCTAATGCTGTTGGTTCTAAAATATCATCAGAATCGAAAAAGAATATATAATCTCCACGAGAATTGTAAACTCCAATATTCCTTGAATGAGGTAACCCTAAATTGAATGGATTAACAATTACTCTAAATCTAATTGGTTCACGTTTCAACCATTCTCTATatgattttattgatttatcattGGTTGAtccatcatcaattaatataacttcaatcaatttaaatgattgtcTAATTAATATACTCTCCATACATTCATTAAATTGTTGAGGATctgtatttaaaaatggtacAATAACTGATACTATTGGTTTATTCCAATTAACAACTCTTTCTTCATAATTActtgaataattaaaatttataactCTATTCTTTGATATTGGTGTACATGAATAATCtggtgaatttaaatcaaaactacatttttcatcatcatcatcttcttcttcctcttttttttcttctccttctcctttattattattattattattattattattatttaaaaaatttatacaatattgatttataatatcatttttattatttattattttattatttgtataattataaattttattattaattgaaaaagttattattatataaaataaaaataaaataaagaataatgatagaattattattattaaatttttaaaattttttttttgtaaaataatatttttaatttttttaaatttattattatttataatagataattttgaaataaaatttttattattataattatttttatttgtaattttattatttttaatatttttaatatcattatttttattattattattattattattattattattattattattattattattattattattattattattattactattattattattattattattataatttatttttttatttcctctTCTTTCTATTGATTGAAAATctttgaataataaattttcttcatcttcatcctcatcttcatcattatcactttcataattattactattattattattcaatgacattctattattttatatatttcatctgaaataaaatttaaatttattcatcttttttttttttttttcccacaccaaaaacaaataaaaacacacacattttaaaaaaaaaataataataaaataaattaaaattaattaaaaaaaaaaaaaaaaaaaaaaaaaattttttttttttttttttttttaaattcaattttccaacttattaaaataagatagtcctttattatttttcccATTTTTTCAAACAATAAAAGTTTTGTGtgcacttttttttttttttttttttattttttaaaatatttctcTTTTGtccaaacaaaaaaaaaaaaaaaacaatacaaTATTTTGTTATATgtatgtaaaataaaaaaaagtttgttaCTAAATTGGAGAGGTGAAGAAAGAagtgtaaataaaattataaaaggaaagaaataaaataataataaaataaaataaataaatggcAGCAGAATTACCATTTTATATTGCTTCATCAGTTGAAGAGTTGGTGAAAAAACATGTGGAAGGTGTTGAAGTCGATAAAAACTAttcaatttttcattatttatcaaCTTGTAATAATTTAGTAAAACAAGCAGATATTTATAAGTCTGAAGGTGATATTGAAAGAACttatatttattcattaagATTTTGCATgtaagtttttaataaacaatatataaaaactataaatttaattacattATATTTCACATACACAATACATTATCATTTCAGaacatttataaatatttatactaaaattcataataatagtttaatttttgaaaagttACAAAAACATCCAGATTTCAATAAAGAATCATTTACAAAATCaagaaatgaaataaaaagaaaagcagaattgaaattaaaagaattagaaGGTTTAAAAGAAACTCTTAAAAAAGGTTATGAAAGAATACAAcataaaaaagaagaagaaagaaaagtatattttatttatttatttatttatttatttatttatttattttttattaattttattaataattgttatatatatttgaataaatttagagaattgaaagagaaaaagaaaaagaaagaatttttaaacaagaaaaattaaaattagaaagaGAACAACAATTATTGAGAGAAGAGGAAGagcaaagaaaaagagaggATTTAGAATTAGAGAGTGAGATACAAAGACTTAAAGAGGTGGAAGATTTTGAGAATAGGAAACTACAAGCTCAAAAGAATATTAAAAGAGCAACTTCAGCTAGAACATTTGAACTTTTAAGACAGGAAGCATTATTAGAGGAAAGAAAAAGGTTACAGGGGATTGAAACTGAGAAAAAGAGGATTTTAGCAGAGAAACAAGAAGCATTGGAAAAGGAATTCCAACAACAACTCTTtgaacaacaagaaaaagaaagattagaaaaagaaagattagaaaaagaagaacaaTTAAGATTAGCTtctttaccaccaccaccaccagattattcttcatttgattctgatcaattattaaatttaattgaaaataataataaaaaattagaaaataataatcaaaccGATGATAAATTagataatgaatttttattagatCCTTCAtttttaccaccaccaccacctatAATTACACAACCATCACCATCTCAAGAAAagaaagataataataataataataataataaaaatactacAGCACaattaccattatcaattacACAACCACCCCATATGccaaataatgaaaagaaattacCACCAATTTATAATTCAACTTCACCAATTCAATTTGGTTATccttctttaaataatagtgtaAATAATCcaccatcattttcattacaaaataataCACCACTTATACAACAatacaaacaacaacaacaacaacaacctatTCAATCACCAAcgaataatattaatagacCTAATATACctcaatataataattataatgcaAAACCATTATCGAGCAACCTAAACCCATTACCACCACAAtatcaaccacaacaacagcaacaatatcaacaacaacaacaacaacaacaatatcaacaacaacaacaatatcaacaacaacaacaacaacaacaacaacaacaacaacaacaacaacatcaattaCCAAAATTACCACAATATcaaccaattgaaaataaatcaatatcagCAAATGGATTAGCACAATCACCAGCTGTGAATACACCATCAATAACACCAACAACTAATAAACCAAATATCGATTCATCTGAAGCATCAAAGAAATATAGTAAACTTAGAAAAATTATTGTACATGGTGAAGTTTTCCAAGAGTTTATGAGATTAGCAGAGAATAATACCAAAAGATCAATTGAAACTTGTGGTATTTTATCGGGTACTCTATCAAATGATGTTTTTAGAATCACTACAATCATTATACCAAAACAAGAGGGTACTACTGATACTTGTAATACCATTGAAGAACATGAAATCTTTGAATATCAACTAGAGAATGATTTACTAACTTTGGGTTGGATTCATACTCATCCAACTCAAGATTGTTTCTTATCAGCCGTTGATGTCCATACTCATTGTTCCTATCAATATCTTCTTCAAGAGGCTATAGCCGTTGTCATTAGTCCAATGGCAAATCCAAACTTTGGTATCTTTAGATTAACCGATCCACCCGGTTTGGAAACTGTACAAAAATGTAAACTAAAATCATTCCATCCCCATCCACCCGTTAATGGTATACCAATCTATACAAAAGTTGATCATGTCGATTTAATTTGGGGTAAAAAATCTGATAGTAAAGTTGTAGATTTAcgttttttaaagaaataaaaacactttaataaatatttatttctttttaaaaaaaaataaaataaaataaaaagaataaaaaataataatttatttttaaatatatttgtaaaatattattatattatagtaaaatatatatattttattttatttattattacttttttttttatttaattaaaatttttttattaatttcttttgaccATTGTTGCatctaattgttttaattgtggAAACATATTAATGAACATTCTTCTATATTGAACATGAGTTGCAACTGGATTTCTTTCAAAGTATaaacatttaattgattttgttaCTTGTTGTTCGATATTATCCATTGAATCAactaaattatcattacacCAAATTTCATCTAAATCtggtaattcatttaaaccaaccaaagttttaattttatttgctGAAATATCCAAGGTTCtcaattgttttaatgattGTAAACCATCGATATCTGTAATACCATTGTGAGATAAATATAACTCCTCCAAACAATTTAATCCAACCAAACCTTTGACACCAATTTCTGTTAACCTATTACTttgtaatgataaaattcTAAGGTGTGATAAATGATTGATACCTTTGATCTCTGTTATCTTATTTCTACCCAACCATAAGGTTTCAATGTTTACTAAATTctctaaattttcaatttcacgTAATCTATTCGATCCTAAttctaaattctttattgGTACTAATTCTTGTAAATTTTCAATCTTTGTTATCTTATTATTAGCTAAATATAATTCCTTAATCTTTGGTATATCTTTAATACTTAAATTTTCAACTAttctaatttcattaaatgataaatctaaataactaattaaaaaaaaaaaaaaaattaaataattaatattatttttatgtaTATATGTAGTATAATACACTTACGTTAAACTTTGaaaatctttaatattttcaattacttGAAGTTTATTATCATATAAATCTAATGAttctaattcttttaattgatctatatt encodes:
- the DG1039 gene encoding MPN/PAD-1 domain-containing protein, which encodes MAAELPFYIASSVEELVKKHVEGVEVDKNYSIFHYLSTCNNLVKQADIYKSEGDIERTYIYSLRFCILIFEKLQKHPDFNKESFTKSRNEIKRKAELKLKELEGLKETLKKGYERIQHKKEEERKRIEREKEKERIFKQEKLKLEREQQLLREEEEQRKREDLELESEIQRLKEVEDFENRKLQAQKNIKRATSARTFELLRQEALLEERKRLQGIETEKKRILAEKQEALEKEFQQQLFEQQEKERLEKERLEKEEQLRLASLPPPPPDYSSFDSDQLLNLIENNNKKLENNNQTDDKLDNEFLLDPSFLPPPPPIITQPSPSQEKKDNNNNNNNKNTTAQLPLSITQPPHMPNNEKKLPPIYNSTSPIQFGYPSLNNSVNNPPSFSLQNNTPLIQQYKQQQQQQPIQSPTNNINRPNIPQYNNYNAKPLSSNLNPLPPQYQPQQQQQYQQQQQQQQYQQQQQYQQQQQQQQQQQQQQQHQLPKLPQYQPIENKSISANGLAQSPAVNTPSITPTTNKPNIDSSEASKKYSKLRKIIVHGEVFQEFMRLAENNTKRSIETCGILSGTLSNDVFRITTIIIPKQEGTTDTCNTIEEHEIFEYQLENDLLTLGWIHTHPTQDCFLSAVDVHTHCSYQYLLQEAIAVVISPMANPNFGIFRLTDPPGLETVQKCKLKSFHPHPPVNGIPIYTKVDHVDLIWGKKSDSKVVDLRFLKK
- the pgtC gene encoding hypothetical protein, producing MSLNNNNSNNYESDNDEDEDEDEENLLFKDFQSIERRGNKKINYNNNNNNNSNNNNNNNNNNNNNNNNNNNNNNNKNNDIKNIKNNKITNKNNYNNKNFISKLSIINNNKFKKIKNIILQKKNFKNLIIIILSLFFILFLFYIIITFSINNKIYNYTNNKIINNKNDIINQYCINFLNNNNNNNNNNKGEGEEKKEEEEDDDDEKCSFDLNSPDYSCTPISKNRVINFNYSSNYEERVVNWNKPIVSVIVPFLNTDPQQFNECMESILIRQSFKLIEVILIDDGSTNDKSIKSYREWLKREPIRFRVIVNPFNLGLPHSRNIGVYNSRGDYIFFFDSDDILEPTALEKMVWKLNTSSHIQFTKGYLVGFGHTQYIWLKGFEQADKFLIENQVTISIMYKRSMFGNKLQINQSFQVDDYSYGGSDGDGEYFHYPKELLEFQYDSNIRDGMEDWDFHLKCASAGYWGETIPEILEWYRRKDKKTMEKNWKNTLTSKREKFLNDLKLKYSKLYNIGGGGGGNDNQYKSFPNPIRNENEDSFKINFNFIGGSSGGSGGSCNEIKNPLIKKSSTPRILLILPWLNTGGADKFNLNLCKQLVEKGWEITIVTTIESDNKWLSRFQLYTPDIFLFNEKFLPYSSYPSFINYLIDSRNIDVLFISNSEFGYYLLPFIKSNKYNKDNLIIVDYNHMEEEYWRNGGHPRQSIGMSQFIDLHLVSSNHLKNWMLAKSNQIIDENKILVTYINVDMDEFKKSESSRHEIRKSYDITDKEIVILYAARLTNQKKPLEACEIIKELKESLLNDFENQNQNQNQNQNQNQNQNQNQNQNQNQLFKVLFVGDGYLKSKVELYVKQNGLSDVIKLLGDVPTQDMKSIISACDIVFLPSQFEGVSMIFYESMSIGLVPVGSNVGGQSELVTSDCGFLVDITDIGGGNDIDPLEFTNKFVQVLKQLIKNPKKIASMASKCKKRIKSKFQLHKMGGDMISNFCNTIKKKNNQQPQQQQKQLQQQQTLQLNDGGLFNQEFLIQAIEYLKLTNQFEKKKNDFNQLYSLQSELANLKREIKKLELKQK